The following proteins are co-located in the Dyadobacter chenwenxiniae genome:
- a CDS encoding ABC transporter ATP-binding protein: MISSTNLHFSYSPQKKFSFPDIHCNGRETLLILGQSGKGKTTLLHLLALLLQPESGQILIAQKPVSGLSAEEVTRIRAKNIGIIYQKPHFVSSLSVLDNILLSNYLAEQKENVQKARLLAEKLGFAEHLPKKTSRLSQGEQQRVSIARALMNEPNVILADEPTSSLDDNNTQKVITLLKEQSASIGASLVVVTHDQRLKDEFPNQVHL, from the coding sequence ATGATTTCAAGCACTAATCTTCACTTTTCCTATTCTCCTCAAAAGAAATTCAGCTTTCCTGACATTCACTGCAACGGCAGGGAAACGCTGCTTATTTTGGGGCAATCCGGAAAGGGAAAGACCACATTGCTTCATTTGCTGGCATTGTTGCTACAACCGGAATCAGGGCAAATTTTGATCGCCCAAAAGCCGGTATCCGGTCTTTCAGCGGAAGAAGTTACCAGGATCAGGGCCAAAAATATTGGCATTATTTATCAAAAACCGCATTTCGTAAGCTCACTTTCTGTGCTGGATAATATATTGTTATCCAACTATCTGGCAGAACAAAAAGAGAATGTTCAAAAAGCACGGCTGCTGGCTGAGAAGCTAGGATTTGCAGAGCATTTACCAAAAAAAACGTCCCGGTTAAGCCAAGGCGAGCAGCAACGTGTAAGCATTGCACGCGCTTTAATGAATGAGCCGAATGTAATTCTCGCTGACGAACCAACATCCAGCCTGGACGATAACAATACCCAAAAAGTAATTACACTATTAAAGGAACAATCGGCTTCCATTGGCGCAAGCCTGGTCGTGGTAACGCATGATCAGCGTTTGAAAGATGAATTTCCAAACCAGGTTCACCTTTAA
- the porG gene encoding type IX secretion system protein PorG, with translation MAQKIEIGAGLGALNYKGDISPSLRLRFFKPAGSVFFRYNPNQTVSLKAELMGGVIGADDKHSKDPFQQARNMSFTSRIFEGSAVAEYNFLNFQERRFAVNWSPYLFGGIGYSKFNPSPQVGGYKTSTFVLPYGVGIKYQVRRPWNIGIEYGARKTYSDYLDNLGGDPVNTDKLQQGDPSLKDNYYYLRLSVTYTFYKIVCP, from the coding sequence ATGGCTCAAAAAATTGAGATCGGGGCTGGATTAGGGGCCTTAAATTATAAAGGGGATATTTCCCCGTCGCTCAGGCTTCGCTTTTTCAAGCCTGCGGGAAGTGTGTTTTTTCGTTATAACCCCAATCAGACAGTCTCGCTGAAGGCGGAACTGATGGGTGGTGTTATTGGTGCCGATGACAAGCATAGTAAAGATCCATTTCAACAGGCAAGAAACATGTCATTCACGTCCCGCATTTTTGAAGGGAGTGCTGTGGCTGAATATAATTTCCTTAATTTTCAGGAACGCCGTTTTGCTGTGAACTGGAGCCCTTATCTTTTTGGAGGGATTGGTTACTCCAAATTTAATCCGAGCCCGCAGGTCGGAGGTTACAAAACGAGCACATTCGTGCTTCCTTACGGGGTAGGGATCAAATATCAGGTGCGCCGTCCCTGGAACATTGGCATCGAATATGGTGCAAGAAAAACCTATTCCGATTATCTGGATAATTTAGGAGGGGACCCGGTGAATACGGATAAATTGCAGCAGGGAGATCCGTCTTTAAAGGACAATTATTATTATTTAAGACTTTCTGTCACATACACGTTTTATAAAATCGTTTGCCCCTGA
- a CDS encoding DUF2911 domain-containing protein yields the protein MKRILLIVAVLLVVVLAGFLGMRMYTKSFSPEAVAETANNGVNVKVTYSKPGKKGRLLFGREQDKALLPYGKVWRTGANEATLIELGEGLTFGGKPVKAGTYSLYSVPGQSTWKIILNSEVGQWGTEYNDGKDVMSVEVPIRIRHTVQELFNIYFEDIPGGVNMILSWDQTEALVPITK from the coding sequence ATGAAAAGAATTCTCCTCATTGTTGCTGTCTTGCTTGTTGTTGTTTTAGCCGGATTTCTCGGCATGAGAATGTACACCAAATCTTTCAGTCCCGAAGCCGTCGCCGAAACCGCAAATAATGGTGTGAATGTCAAGGTCACATACAGTAAGCCAGGTAAAAAGGGAAGGCTTCTTTTTGGCAGGGAACAGGATAAAGCCCTGCTGCCTTATGGAAAGGTTTGGCGTACCGGCGCGAATGAAGCCACATTAATTGAGTTGGGGGAAGGATTAACATTTGGCGGCAAGCCGGTTAAGGCAGGCACTTATTCTCTTTATTCCGTTCCCGGGCAAAGCACCTGGAAAATTATTCTCAACTCGGAGGTTGGCCAATGGGGCACGGAATACAATGATGGCAAAGATGTTATGAGCGTAGAAGTGCCCATTCGCATCCGTCATACGGTGCAAGAATTATTCAACATTTATTTTGAAGATATACCGGGTGGTGTAAATATGATTTTAAGCTGGGACCAGACGGAAGCATTGGTCCCCATCACCAAGTAA
- a CDS encoding complex I subunit 1/NuoH family protein gives MPFTLIIFLLLVPGFVVIGVYLERKVSAFIQDRMGPMEVGKWGLLQLFADLLKLLQKEDIVPKAADRRLFLLAPFVIFVSVFTGFAVVPLAPDLAGSGASVGVFFLLTIVSVDVIGLLMAGWGSNNKFALFGAMRAVAQIISYEIPLGLSILCVVMLTQTLDLQIISFQQGIYSNEPVYLFGIKDLGIDVTNVGGFLTWNIVRNPFLLLAYIVFFIASLAECNRAPFDLPEGESELVAGFHTEYSGMRWALFMLSEYGMMLLVCLLGAILFLGSWNTPFPNIGPLKLADWTSGEPGTWFGYLTGIFWLLGKAIFGILIQMWARWTLPRLRVDQLMYLGWKVLTPVGLVLFFISGVWRLIGI, from the coding sequence ATACCGTTTACACTCATCATTTTTCTCCTTCTTGTGCCGGGTTTTGTGGTCATCGGCGTCTATCTGGAGCGCAAGGTTTCTGCATTTATCCAGGATAGGATGGGGCCGATGGAGGTTGGTAAATGGGGGCTTCTACAGCTCTTTGCTGATTTGCTCAAATTGCTTCAAAAGGAAGATATCGTTCCAAAAGCCGCTGACAGACGCCTTTTTCTGCTTGCACCATTTGTCATTTTCGTATCTGTTTTTACTGGATTCGCGGTTGTTCCCTTAGCACCAGACCTGGCTGGTTCCGGAGCATCGGTGGGGGTTTTTTTCTTGCTAACCATTGTTTCTGTGGACGTTATCGGGCTTTTAATGGCCGGATGGGGTTCCAATAATAAGTTTGCGTTATTTGGCGCGATGCGTGCTGTGGCGCAAATTATCTCCTACGAAATTCCGCTGGGACTGTCCATTCTGTGTGTGGTAATGCTCACGCAAACGCTTGATCTTCAAATTATCAGCTTCCAGCAAGGCATTTATTCCAATGAGCCTGTTTATCTGTTTGGCATAAAAGACCTGGGCATTGATGTGACGAATGTGGGTGGATTTTTGACCTGGAACATTGTCCGGAATCCCTTTTTATTATTGGCTTACATTGTTTTCTTCATCGCTTCACTAGCAGAATGTAACCGCGCACCATTTGACTTGCCGGAAGGTGAATCTGAATTGGTTGCCGGATTTCATACTGAATATTCGGGCATGCGCTGGGCACTTTTTATGCTTTCGGAGTATGGGATGATGCTGCTGGTTTGCCTGTTAGGCGCCATTTTATTCCTGGGAAGCTGGAACACGCCCTTTCCAAATATTGGACCATTGAAACTGGCAGATTGGACGAGCGGGGAACCCGGAACCTGGTTTGGTTATTTAACAGGAATTTTCTGGCTGCTGGGCAAAGCAATTTTTGGAATTTTAATCCAGATGTGGGCACGCTGGACACTTCCGCGTCTTCGTGTGGATCAGTTAATGTATCTGGGATGGAAAGTTTTAACGCCGGTTGGACTTGTACTTTTCTTTATCTCCGGCGTTTGGCGATTGATCGGGATCTGA
- a CDS encoding gliding motility protein GldB-related protein has protein sequence MCLSRIALFCSLISVFLFSCNKDNRLASDTSETVVNVESENLDQALFACQSVKDVQNFLDAHPYLAKEYFASSQIDPRQLAAHLFNILQNPDFRAFRDQLDSLIGDRKKNILDPLADAFKQIKYHYPAFKAPKVQFLVTGFTGTDLYISDSLIIIGLDYFGGPAAMYRPDVFDYQLRRYQKEYIVPSIVFFESNRFNKIDPTDKTLLADMIGYGKGYAFVKQVMPNAADSLIIGYSADNLRRTDASQQQIWAYFIAGKLLYESVEMKKKKFIEERPFTTEIGQKVPGAIARWVGWRIVNRFRAENPGVTLPELMDMENAAQILQESGYNGEPDEEE, from the coding sequence ATGTGCTTATCGAGAATTGCTCTCTTTTGCTCTCTTATTTCTGTTTTTCTTTTTTCCTGCAATAAAGATAACCGGCTCGCATCTGATACGAGTGAGACTGTGGTTAATGTTGAATCCGAAAACCTGGACCAGGCACTTTTTGCTTGCCAATCGGTTAAAGATGTGCAAAATTTTCTCGACGCACATCCATATCTGGCAAAGGAATATTTCGCCAGTTCACAAATAGATCCGCGACAGCTGGCCGCGCATTTATTCAATATTTTGCAAAACCCCGATTTCCGGGCATTCCGTGATCAGCTCGACAGCCTCATTGGTGACCGTAAAAAGAACATTCTCGATCCGCTGGCCGACGCATTCAAGCAAATTAAATACCATTATCCGGCTTTTAAAGCTCCAAAAGTGCAGTTTCTGGTGACTGGTTTTACAGGCACCGATTTATACATTTCCGATTCGCTGATCATAATCGGGCTTGATTATTTCGGCGGCCCCGCTGCAATGTATCGCCCGGATGTATTTGATTATCAGTTGCGTAGATATCAAAAAGAATACATTGTTCCTTCTATCGTCTTTTTCGAATCCAATCGTTTCAACAAAATTGATCCTACCGATAAGACATTGCTGGCGGATATGATCGGTTATGGCAAGGGTTATGCATTTGTAAAACAAGTCATGCCTAATGCTGCCGACAGCCTGATCATTGGATATTCGGCCGACAATTTGCGTAGAACGGACGCGAGCCAGCAACAAATTTGGGCTTATTTCATCGCAGGGAAATTGCTGTACGAGTCAGTTGAGATGAAAAAGAAGAAATTCATTGAAGAACGACCATTCACAACGGAAATCGGGCAGAAAGTGCCGGGCGCCATTGCGCGCTGGGTTGGCTGGCGGATCGTTAACCGCTTTCGTGCTGAAAATCCAGGTGTGACGCTTCCGGAATTAATGGACATGGAGAACGCTGCACAGATTTTACAGGAATCGGGATATAACGGTGAGCCAGACGAAGAGGAGTAA
- the rpmG gene encoding 50S ribosomal protein L33: MAKKGNRVQVILECTEQKDSGVPGMSRYVTTKNRKNTPGRMELKKFNSFLRRYTVHKEIK; encoded by the coding sequence ATGGCTAAGAAAGGTAATAGAGTACAGGTTATATTGGAATGCACAGAACAAAAAGATAGTGGTGTTCCTGGAATGTCACGTTATGTGACTACAAAGAATCGGAAAAATACGCCTGGCCGTATGGAATTGAAAAAATTCAATTCGTTCCTGAGACGCTATACAGTCCACAAAGAAATTAAATAA
- a CDS encoding peroxiredoxin family protein, with amino-acid sequence MKGIFRQSIFIFSIAFLSLQTQAQQLAPKEFSVNGKVKNGAKGEKVTLLRSTAGGSSIKLDSTQLAADGSFALKGVENDRGSFFSLNIADRQKVILLVEGGEKFDVMADGTTRDAKGNGGNADITGSKNMEYYAQIDKLMRSFAGKVTVWNEEYAKAEEKKDAKKIQEVQENFAKADKERLDVVKKLLPEMGTSLVALFTANNFLNPDTDLEILKKLADDYEKVEPTPTLAKGFIGQIKRIAGVSVGQQAPDFTLNSPEGKPVALSSLRGKFVLIDFWASWCGPCRMENPNVVRMYDKFKDKGFDIYGVSLDDNEKAWKTAIERDKLKWLHGSELKKWNSGVAQTYGVNAIPATFLIDKEGKIIAKNLRGPALESKLTELLGAQ; translated from the coding sequence ATGAAAGGAATATTTAGACAAAGCATTTTCATATTTAGTATTGCTTTTTTGAGCCTTCAAACTCAGGCACAGCAACTTGCACCCAAAGAATTTTCTGTTAATGGAAAGGTGAAAAATGGTGCAAAAGGAGAAAAAGTAACATTGCTGCGTTCAACTGCCGGCGGATCGTCCATCAAGCTGGATTCTACACAACTTGCAGCAGATGGGTCGTTTGCATTAAAAGGCGTTGAAAACGATCGTGGAAGCTTCTTTTCATTGAACATTGCCGACCGTCAAAAAGTGATTCTCCTCGTAGAAGGCGGAGAAAAATTTGATGTGATGGCAGACGGAACGACCAGGGATGCCAAAGGAAACGGAGGAAATGCAGACATTACAGGCTCCAAAAATATGGAGTACTATGCCCAGATAGATAAATTAATGAGATCTTTTGCTGGCAAGGTGACCGTTTGGAATGAAGAATATGCCAAAGCAGAGGAAAAGAAAGATGCCAAAAAAATTCAGGAAGTGCAGGAAAATTTTGCCAAGGCTGATAAAGAGCGTCTGGATGTAGTTAAAAAGCTCCTGCCTGAAATGGGCACATCATTGGTCGCGCTTTTCACGGCCAATAACTTTTTGAATCCGGACACGGACTTGGAAATCCTGAAGAAGCTGGCGGACGATTATGAAAAAGTAGAGCCGACTCCCACATTAGCAAAAGGATTTATTGGTCAAATTAAAAGAATTGCAGGTGTTTCGGTTGGTCAGCAAGCACCTGATTTTACTTTGAATAGTCCCGAAGGAAAGCCGGTTGCATTGTCATCTTTGCGCGGAAAATTTGTCTTGATCGACTTCTGGGCATCGTGGTGCGGGCCTTGCCGGATGGAAAATCCGAATGTTGTACGTATGTATGACAAATTCAAGGACAAAGGGTTCGACATTTACGGCGTATCCTTGGACGACAACGAAAAAGCCTGGAAAACGGCTATTGAGCGTGATAAATTGAAATGGCTGCACGGATCGGAATTGAAAAAATGGAATTCCGGCGTAGCGCAGACTTACGGCGTAAACGCAATTCCAGCCACATTCCTGATCGACAAAGAAGGAAAAATCATTGCCAAGAACTTACGCGGACCAGCTTTGGAAAGTAAGCTCACCGAATTGCTGGGTGCTCAATAG
- a CDS encoding ABC transporter permease → MNVVKISLANLKEKKLNSFLSALLLTLGIGMISLLLLLNKQLDEQFRRNIRGIDMVVGAKGSPLQLILSSIYQIDAPTGNVPLAEVDALRKNPFVKTVIPLSMGDSYQGFRIVGTTPKYVEHFQAKLSQGQLYNASMEVAIGSKVAAASQLKIGDTFASSHGLDAEGEAHNEKKYKVTGIFEGNGSVVDQLILTRLSSVWDVHAHEEEHGKHEEHEGAEGGRQVTSALVQFRNPMGLMTIPRQINENTSMQAALPSIEINRLFSLLGVGIETLRALALIIISIAGISVFVSLYNSLKERKYEMALMLSMGATRTRLFLMLLLEGLMLAVIGYFSGIILSRVGLWLFSKAAEQDFHYSLRKFTILPEEIYLFFAALFIGFLASALPSLGIYKLNISRTLAEE, encoded by the coding sequence ATGAATGTTGTTAAAATAAGTCTGGCCAATCTTAAAGAGAAAAAGCTCAACAGCTTTTTAAGTGCGCTGCTCCTGACGCTCGGCATAGGCATGATTTCGCTGCTTTTATTGCTTAATAAACAACTTGATGAGCAATTCCGCAGAAATATCCGCGGCATTGACATGGTGGTGGGCGCAAAGGGAAGCCCACTGCAGCTGATCCTGTCCAGCATTTACCAGATTGACGCGCCTACCGGCAATGTTCCGCTGGCAGAAGTGGATGCATTGCGTAAAAATCCTTTTGTCAAAACCGTGATCCCACTGTCCATGGGCGACAGTTACCAGGGATTTCGCATTGTTGGCACCACACCAAAGTATGTTGAGCATTTCCAGGCCAAGCTTTCACAGGGGCAACTTTATAATGCATCCATGGAAGTGGCGATCGGCAGTAAAGTGGCGGCGGCTTCACAATTGAAAATTGGCGATACATTCGCGAGCTCTCACGGTCTGGATGCTGAGGGAGAGGCGCATAACGAGAAAAAATACAAGGTTACGGGCATTTTTGAAGGCAATGGCTCCGTAGTCGACCAGCTTATTTTGACGCGGCTTTCGAGCGTTTGGGATGTGCATGCTCATGAGGAAGAGCACGGCAAGCATGAGGAGCACGAGGGAGCCGAAGGCGGCAGGCAGGTTACAAGCGCATTGGTTCAATTCAGGAATCCAATGGGCTTAATGACCATTCCGCGACAGATCAACGAAAACACATCAATGCAGGCTGCATTGCCCAGCATTGAAATAAACCGGCTTTTTTCGCTGCTCGGCGTGGGCATTGAAACGCTTCGCGCATTGGCACTTATCATTATCAGCATTGCCGGGATCAGCGTTTTTGTCTCCCTCTATAATTCACTCAAAGAACGAAAATACGAAATGGCACTCATGCTTTCCATGGGCGCAACGCGTACGAGACTTTTCCTGATGCTTTTGCTGGAAGGCTTAATGCTGGCTGTTATCGGTTATTTTTCAGGGATTATTTTGAGCCGTGTGGGGCTGTGGCTATTTTCAAAAGCGGCTGAGCAGGACTTTCACTATTCGCTAAGGAAATTCACCATTCTGCCCGAAGAAATTTACCTGTTTTTTGCTGCCCTATTCATCGGATTTTTAGCCTCAGCACTTCCTTCATTAGGCATTTACAAGCTCAATATCTCCCGGACGCTGGCGGAGGAATGA
- the gatB gene encoding Asp-tRNA(Asn)/Glu-tRNA(Gln) amidotransferase subunit GatB yields the protein MTQNALQPADITDELLAQYETVIGLEVHCQLLTESKLFAQDRNLFGAEPNTNIGPLTLALPGTLPKINKKAVEYAVRLGLACGCSISRRTIFDRKNYFYPDLPKGYQISQDKKPICENGGVTISVKNEEGKMIEKVIRFHHIHLEEDAGKSVHDGSVTETLLDYNRAGTPLVEMVSEPDLRSAEETGAFVTEIRRLVRYLNISDGNMEEGSLRCDVNVSLRKKGAEKLGTKVEIKNMNSIRNMMRAISFEEKRQVAMLESEQEIQQETRMFDVESGQTYGMRVKETMNDYRYFPDPDLSPVVVSDEWLASIKADMPALPHELREKFTHRYGIPAYDAAVLTDTREIAAYFEAVCAKTPAYKAASNWLMGPVKSYLNDHEGNIDRFPISPETLAALIDLSESDIVSNSVATQKIFPVLLAEPQRDPKEIASSNNWLQNSNTNELETLVDEVISAMPDKVTAYRKGKKGLLGLFVGEVMKKSNNTADPKLVSQLLSAKL from the coding sequence ATGACTCAAAACGCACTGCAACCTGCTGATATTACGGATGAACTTTTAGCCCAGTATGAAACGGTTATCGGGCTCGAAGTGCATTGTCAGCTTTTGACGGAATCCAAACTTTTTGCGCAGGACCGAAACCTTTTCGGTGCTGAACCAAATACCAACATTGGTCCGCTTACGCTTGCACTACCAGGAACTTTACCTAAAATCAATAAAAAAGCGGTTGAATATGCAGTCCGGCTGGGCCTGGCTTGCGGCTGCTCGATCAGTAGAAGAACCATCTTTGACCGTAAAAATTACTTTTATCCCGACCTGCCGAAAGGGTACCAGATTTCGCAGGATAAAAAGCCGATCTGCGAAAACGGCGGCGTGACGATTTCTGTGAAGAATGAGGAAGGGAAAATGATCGAAAAAGTGATCCGCTTTCATCATATCCATTTGGAAGAGGATGCAGGAAAATCGGTTCATGATGGCAGTGTTACCGAAACGTTGCTGGATTATAACCGGGCCGGAACGCCGTTAGTTGAAATGGTTTCGGAACCCGATTTGCGGTCCGCCGAAGAAACGGGGGCATTTGTTACGGAAATACGCCGCCTGGTTCGCTATCTGAACATTAGTGACGGTAATATGGAAGAAGGTTCATTGCGCTGCGACGTCAATGTTTCGCTCAGAAAAAAAGGAGCTGAAAAGTTGGGCACCAAAGTGGAGATCAAGAACATGAACTCGATCCGGAACATGATGCGTGCCATTAGCTTTGAGGAAAAGAGGCAAGTGGCCATGTTAGAAAGTGAGCAGGAGATACAACAGGAAACGCGGATGTTTGACGTTGAAAGCGGACAGACTTACGGAATGCGGGTAAAGGAAACGATGAATGACTATCGCTATTTCCCGGATCCGGATCTGAGCCCGGTCGTCGTGTCTGACGAATGGCTGGCCAGCATTAAGGCTGATATGCCGGCACTGCCACACGAGCTGCGCGAGAAATTTACGCATCGTTATGGAATCCCGGCTTATGACGCGGCTGTGCTCACAGACACACGTGAAATCGCAGCTTACTTTGAAGCAGTTTGTGCCAAAACGCCTGCCTATAAAGCTGCTTCAAACTGGTTAATGGGCCCTGTGAAATCTTATCTGAATGATCACGAAGGCAACATCGATCGTTTCCCGATCAGCCCGGAAACTCTGGCTGCGTTGATTGACCTGAGCGAGTCCGATATTGTGAGTAATTCCGTGGCTACGCAAAAGATATTTCCGGTGCTTCTGGCCGAGCCCCAACGTGATCCGAAAGAGATCGCTTCCTCAAATAACTGGCTTCAAAACAGCAATACAAATGAGCTTGAAACGTTGGTAGATGAGGTTATTAGCGCAATGCCTGACAAGGTTACAGCATACAGAAAAGGGAAAAAGGGTTTACTGGGGCTTTTTGTGGGAGAAGTCATGAAGAAATCAAATAACACTGCCGATCCCAAGCTGGTTAGCCAACTGCTAAGCGCGAAACTTTGA
- a CDS encoding DUF3299 domain-containing protein: protein MKSVRIIILLFCFTSLFAFTPASNPVKVTWETLRDVTFKKKWYAEESIYMLHPTFGPSVQKLKNQQVTITGYILPVDLDANLYVLSAFPFSACFFCGGAGPETVMTLNFKKKDGRKFKTDERLTFVGTLKLNADDIYQMNYILDGAEIAE from the coding sequence ATGAAATCTGTAAGAATCATAATATTGCTTTTTTGTTTTACCTCTTTATTTGCTTTCACACCGGCTTCTAATCCGGTAAAAGTAACTTGGGAAACATTGCGGGATGTGACTTTTAAGAAGAAATGGTATGCCGAAGAATCCATATATATGCTTCACCCGACTTTCGGTCCGAGCGTTCAAAAGTTGAAAAATCAGCAGGTTACCATTACAGGTTATATACTTCCCGTGGACCTGGATGCTAATTTATATGTGTTATCAGCATTTCCATTCAGCGCGTGTTTCTTCTGCGGAGGCGCTGGCCCTGAGACGGTTATGACGTTGAATTTCAAGAAAAAGGACGGCCGGAAGTTCAAAACAGACGAACGCCTGACTTTTGTAGGAACTTTGAAGTTGAATGCGGATGATATTTACCAGATGAATTACATTCTGGACGGAGCAGAAATCGCTGAATAA
- a CDS encoding DUF4295 domain-containing protein translates to MAKKVVATLKKEGGKAFAKVIKAVKSPKTGAYTFKEEIVPLDGVQGALKN, encoded by the coding sequence ATGGCAAAGAAAGTAGTTGCTACCCTGAAAAAAGAAGGCGGAAAAGCATTCGCTAAGGTTATTAAGGCTGTAAAATCTCCAAAAACAGGAGCTTACACCTTCAAAGAAGAGATCGTTCCCTTGGACGGTGTTCAAGGTGCACTGAAAAACTAG
- a CDS encoding NAD-dependent dehydratase, with protein MTDNDSKVEKKQISILGCGWLGFPLAQRLLSLHSTWEIKGSTTSASKIDAFAKNGIEGFLLPLNPGFDVDRVALHSFFDVDTLIISLPPRLQQHDPGFYVKQVESIISEIEISRITNIIFISSTGIYPELNRIVVEDDVKTPEASASPDMVAAENLLTALRPERNVTILRLGGLLGYNRIPGKYVQGKKDMTTGSIPVNYIHRDDAVGIIMTILETGFVNETFNIVSPIHTTRREVYEASCAQFGWEAPTFAESNEKPDFKVISAEKFDKHYHYSFRFSDPLHFYYSLEDGGA; from the coding sequence ATGACGGATAACGATTCAAAAGTAGAAAAAAAACAAATAAGCATTCTGGGATGCGGCTGGTTAGGTTTTCCACTAGCTCAACGCTTGCTCAGCCTGCATAGTACGTGGGAGATAAAAGGCAGCACAACATCGGCATCGAAGATCGATGCATTCGCTAAGAACGGCATTGAAGGATTCTTGCTTCCACTTAATCCGGGTTTTGACGTCGACCGTGTGGCATTGCATTCATTTTTTGACGTCGATACGCTGATCATTTCCTTGCCTCCGCGCTTGCAACAACATGACCCGGGTTTTTACGTAAAGCAAGTTGAGTCAATCATCAGCGAGATTGAAATATCCCGGATCACCAACATTATTTTCATCAGCTCCACGGGAATCTATCCCGAACTAAACCGGATTGTGGTTGAAGATGATGTGAAAACGCCCGAAGCATCCGCTTCACCGGATATGGTCGCGGCTGAAAATCTGTTAACTGCATTGCGTCCCGAGCGTAATGTTACGATCCTCAGATTAGGCGGCTTACTCGGTTACAACCGCATTCCAGGAAAATATGTGCAGGGAAAGAAAGATATGACAACCGGCTCAATCCCTGTTAATTACATTCACCGGGACGATGCTGTGGGAATCATTATGACCATTCTTGAAACGGGCTTTGTGAATGAGACCTTTAACATTGTATCGCCGATTCATACTACGCGTCGGGAAGTTTACGAGGCTTCTTGCGCGCAATTTGGCTGGGAAGCCCCAACATTTGCAGAATCAAATGAGAAACCAGATTTCAAGGTAATTTCAGCTGAAAAATTTGATAAACATTATCATTATTCATTCAGGTTTTCAGATCCTTTGCATTTTTATTACAGTCTGGAAGATGGTGGCGCATAA
- a CDS encoding c-type cytochrome gives MTLKKSTPLALVALAVSLLIGCSSQEDKDKYDHYYGSGSKSREETALVALQNERKNQPAPVAATGAATPAAASGDSANAGDSAAIGQGGAAAAATNPNAEAAPTAAAAPAKRKPVPADVSALLNKHACLACHQPYDKVIGPAYAEVAKKKYTSDQIVELVHNPKPEHWPGYPPMAPMAHVPKADIVVIANWINSL, from the coding sequence ATGACTCTTAAAAAAAGTACCCCTTTGGCGCTTGTTGCTCTGGCGGTTTCCTTACTCATCGGCTGCTCTTCGCAGGAAGACAAAGATAAATATGATCATTATTACGGGTCAGGCAGTAAATCGAGGGAAGAAACAGCGCTTGTAGCGCTGCAAAATGAAAGAAAAAATCAACCTGCACCAGTGGCCGCTACGGGCGCAGCAACTCCGGCAGCAGCATCGGGAGATTCAGCCAATGCTGGTGACTCTGCTGCAATTGGTCAGGGAGGCGCGGCAGCGGCAGCAACGAATCCTAACGCAGAAGCAGCGCCTACCGCTGCGGCAGCTCCCGCAAAACGCAAACCAGTTCCGGCTGATGTTTCCGCATTGCTTAACAAACACGCGTGTCTCGCTTGCCACCAGCCCTATGACAAGGTGATCGGGCCGGCTTACGCGGAGGTTGCTAAAAAGAAATATACGTCGGATCAAATCGTAGAATTGGTTCACAACCCTAAACCTGAACATTGGCCTGGATATCCTCCAATGGCACCGATGGCCCACGTTCCAAAGGCTGATATTGTGGTTATCGCCAACTGGATCAACTCTTTATAA